One genomic segment of Culturomica massiliensis includes these proteins:
- a CDS encoding GDSL-type esterase/lipase family protein produces the protein MKTIFLCLIFLFYLSAIYAGQKIKVSCIGNSVTYGYLLPEREVNAYPAQLQRLLGEKYAVANFGKSGATLLRKGHRPYTEQEEYRQALEYAGDMVVIHLGLNDTDPRNWPNYRDDFIRDYTDLIASFRKVNPRCKIWICRLSPIGNRHPRFRSGTRDWYTDIQQKIEKIAADNKVGLIDLQAPLYHRPDLLPDALHPVTEGAAILAKTVYSALTGDYGGLHMPDIYTDNMVLQRDRPLLISGSADAGQKVSVSIAGQKQSTQTTSDGKWNITLKPLPAGGPYTLKINTDNRTLVYHNVLIGEVWLCSGQSNMAFMLKQAATASEDLRQANNPHIRLFNMRPRWETYAMEWESSVLDSLNRLEYYTIQGWTICNARTLPDFSAVAYHFGKMLADSLNVPVGLICNAVGGSPCESWISRHTLEFDFPDILCDWKNNDMIQDWVRERASLNIKKAGNPFQRHPYEPCYLFESGIFPLMQYPIQGVIWYQGESNAHNTELHEILFPMLVNDWRNYWQQPEMPFYYVQLSSLNRPSWPWFRDSQRRILKAIPHSGMAVSSDLGDSLDVHPRHKKEIGERLARQALCHTYHRAILPSGPLFRKIKTEGKQAILEFDYAEDLKTADGQALRTFETAGDNGIFYPATAIIKGNRIIVESEKVSRPHAVRYGWQPFTRGNLVNKDNLPASTFRTDL, from the coding sequence ATGAAAACGATTTTTCTTTGTCTCATTTTTTTATTTTACCTGTCGGCAATCTATGCCGGACAAAAAATCAAAGTAAGCTGTATCGGCAACAGCGTAACTTACGGATATCTGCTGCCCGAACGGGAAGTAAACGCATACCCGGCACAATTGCAGCGGTTATTGGGAGAAAAATACGCCGTCGCCAATTTCGGTAAAAGCGGGGCGACACTGTTACGAAAAGGACACCGCCCATATACCGAGCAGGAGGAGTATCGCCAAGCCCTGGAATACGCAGGAGATATGGTTGTTATCCACCTGGGACTGAACGACACGGACCCCCGTAACTGGCCCAACTACCGGGACGATTTTATACGGGATTACACCGATTTGATCGCATCGTTTCGCAAAGTCAATCCCCGCTGTAAAATATGGATTTGTCGTCTCTCTCCAATCGGTAACAGACATCCCCGCTTTCGTTCCGGCACCCGGGACTGGTATACCGACATCCAGCAGAAAATCGAAAAAATCGCAGCCGACAACAAGGTCGGCCTGATTGATCTGCAAGCCCCTCTGTACCATCGTCCGGACTTGTTACCCGATGCCTTACACCCTGTTACGGAAGGAGCGGCCATACTGGCTAAAACCGTCTACTCCGCCCTTACTGGCGATTATGGCGGACTGCATATGCCTGATATCTATACGGATAACATGGTTTTACAACGTGATCGTCCCCTCCTGATTTCAGGTTCAGCCGACGCCGGACAAAAAGTCAGTGTTTCCATTGCCGGACAAAAACAAAGTACACAAACGACTTCTGACGGTAAATGGAACATCACACTGAAACCGCTCCCGGCCGGAGGCCCCTATACCCTGAAAATAAATACCGACAACCGTACTCTCGTTTATCACAATGTTTTAATCGGAGAAGTATGGCTATGCTCGGGTCAATCGAATATGGCTTTTATGCTGAAACAAGCAGCAACAGCCTCCGAAGATCTTCGACAAGCAAACAATCCACATATCCGTCTTTTCAATATGCGCCCCCGTTGGGAAACCTATGCAATGGAATGGGAGTCGTCGGTACTGGATTCCCTGAACCGGTTGGAGTATTATACCATTCAAGGTTGGACAATATGCAATGCCCGGACATTACCGGATTTTTCCGCTGTAGCCTATCATTTCGGGAAAATGTTAGCGGACAGCCTGAATGTCCCGGTAGGACTGATCTGTAATGCAGTGGGCGGTTCCCCTTGTGAATCCTGGATCAGCCGGCATACCCTCGAATTCGATTTTCCGGATATATTATGCGATTGGAAAAACAACGACATGATTCAGGATTGGGTGCGTGAAAGGGCTTCTCTCAACATTAAAAAGGCCGGAAATCCATTCCAGCGACACCCCTATGAACCTTGTTATCTATTCGAATCGGGCATTTTTCCTTTAATGCAATATCCGATACAAGGCGTTATCTGGTATCAGGGAGAGTCGAACGCTCACAATACCGAATTACACGAAATACTGTTTCCGATGTTGGTAAACGACTGGAGAAATTATTGGCAACAACCCGAAATGCCCTTTTATTATGTACAGCTTTCGAGCCTGAACCGCCCCTCCTGGCCCTGGTTCAGGGACAGCCAGCGGCGTATACTAAAAGCCATCCCCCATTCCGGCATGGCGGTATCATCGGATCTGGGAGACTCCCTGGACGTACACCCCCGACACAAAAAAGAAATCGGGGAACGTCTGGCCCGCCAGGCATTGTGCCACACCTACCATCGGGCAATCCTGCCTTCCGGTCCGCTTTTCCGGAAGATAAAGACCGAAGGGAAACAAGCCATATTGGAATTCGATTATGCCGAAGACTTGAAAACAGCCGACGGACAGGCTTTGCGTACATTTGAAACTGCCGGTGACAATGGTATATTCTATCCAGCAACGGCAATCATAAAAGGTAACCGGATCATCGTCGAATCGGAAAAAGTATCCCGGCCACACGCCGTACGTTACGGCTGGCAACCGTTTACCCGGGGTAATCTGGTCAATAAAGACAATCTCCCGGCTTCAACCTTCAGGACCGACCTGTAA
- a CDS encoding family 20 glycosylhydrolase gives MYNKLIFTILFNILFFSVSTASIKDIYLLPQPRQILFNNQKFPIGKIQLSTPVLAEELDSLFRECGGRIVPKASLNVVVRITDSLPDINLNPEEGYTLSVTRNRIYIQATTSTGVYRAMQTLRQLKKYGQPYFTGCTITDWPAFRIRGFMHDVGRSYISVEELKREIAMLARYKINVFHWHLTENQAWRLESRLFPALNDSSNMTRMPGKYYTLAEARELIGFCKKHHVLLIPEIDIPGHSEAFKRTFRHDMQSREGKIILKLLFDEICENLDVPYLHIGTDEVSFTDPDFVPEMISHIRTKGKKVISWNPGWTYQPGEIDMTQLWSYRGKAQKGIPAIDSRFHYLNHYDIFGDLVALYNSRIYNCNEGSDDIAGVILAIWNDRLVVPERNIILENNFYPAMLAIAERSWLGGGHEYFDGKGTILPADNTPAFIDFADFEKRMLWHKEHNFREYPFAYVRQTDIRWNITDPFPNEGDLSRSFPPEQALQTHYQYKAQTYNVHPAIGAGIYLRHVWGTLVPGFFCNPQENHTAYAWTWVYSPKNQETGLWVEFQNYGRSEKDLPPLPGKWDYRESRIWLNNEEIQPPEWTATHRTPSNETALGNENCVARPPLIVKLHKGWNNVFLKLPIGRFSTPEIRLQKWMFTVVFVTPDGRKAADLIYSEKNPYSGSKIRPTGTNNVSRIR, from the coding sequence ATGTATAATAAACTGATTTTTACGATATTATTCAATATACTATTCTTTTCTGTCTCAACCGCTTCGATAAAAGACATTTATCTTCTCCCCCAACCCCGGCAAATCCTATTCAACAATCAAAAATTCCCGATCGGAAAAATACAACTATCGACACCGGTATTAGCAGAAGAGCTGGATTCATTATTCCGGGAATGCGGAGGCAGAATCGTCCCGAAAGCTTCTCTGAATGTCGTCGTCCGCATCACAGACAGTTTACCGGATATAAATTTAAATCCGGAAGAAGGCTATACGTTATCCGTCACCCGTAATCGGATATACATTCAGGCAACAACCTCCACCGGGGTCTACCGGGCTATGCAAACGTTACGTCAGCTTAAAAAATACGGACAGCCGTATTTTACAGGCTGTACAATCACCGATTGGCCCGCTTTCCGTATCCGGGGCTTTATGCACGATGTCGGCAGGAGTTACATTTCCGTAGAAGAACTGAAACGGGAAATTGCGATGCTCGCCCGATACAAAATCAATGTCTTTCATTGGCATCTTACCGAAAATCAGGCCTGGCGACTTGAAAGCCGCCTGTTTCCCGCTTTAAACGACAGTTCGAATATGACACGTATGCCGGGGAAATATTATACACTGGCAGAAGCCCGGGAACTAATCGGTTTTTGCAAAAAACACCACGTATTATTGATCCCGGAAATCGATATACCAGGACACAGCGAAGCTTTTAAACGTACATTCCGGCACGACATGCAAAGCCGGGAAGGAAAAATCATCCTCAAACTGCTATTCGACGAAATTTGCGAAAATTTAGACGTTCCCTATTTGCATATCGGCACCGACGAGGTCTCTTTTACCGATCCGGACTTCGTCCCCGAAATGATTTCCCACATCCGCACAAAGGGGAAAAAGGTTATCTCATGGAATCCGGGATGGACATACCAACCGGGAGAAATAGATATGACACAGCTCTGGAGCTACCGGGGCAAAGCCCAAAAAGGCATCCCGGCCATTGACAGCCGCTTTCACTACCTGAACCATTACGATATCTTCGGCGATCTGGTTGCACTTTACAACAGCCGCATTTACAACTGCAATGAAGGCAGCGACGATATTGCAGGAGTTATCCTTGCCATCTGGAACGACCGGCTGGTCGTCCCGGAAAGAAACATCATACTGGAAAATAACTTCTATCCGGCCATGCTGGCCATTGCCGAGCGTTCCTGGCTGGGAGGCGGCCATGAATACTTCGATGGGAAAGGTACCATATTGCCTGCCGATAATACTCCGGCATTCATCGACTTCGCCGACTTCGAAAAACGTATGTTATGGCACAAAGAACATAACTTCCGGGAATATCCTTTCGCCTATGTCCGTCAAACCGATATCCGGTGGAACATTACAGACCCATTTCCGAATGAAGGTGACCTTTCCCGGAGTTTTCCCCCGGAACAGGCATTACAAACACACTACCAGTACAAAGCCCAGACATATAATGTACATCCGGCAATCGGCGCAGGCATCTATTTACGTCATGTTTGGGGTACACTGGTTCCCGGTTTTTTCTGCAATCCACAGGAAAACCATACGGCCTATGCCTGGACATGGGTATATTCGCCTAAAAATCAGGAAACCGGATTATGGGTAGAATTTCAAAATTACGGACGTTCGGAAAAAGACCTTCCTCCGCTTCCGGGTAAATGGGATTACCGGGAAAGCCGTATCTGGCTCAACAACGAAGAAATACAACCTCCGGAATGGACGGCTACCCACCGTACCCCTTCCAATGAAACAGCTTTAGGCAATGAAAATTGCGTCGCCAGACCTCCTCTGATCGTAAAACTGCATAAAGGATGGAACAACGTATTCCTGAAACTCCCCATAGGACGCTTTTCCACACCGGAAATCCGTTTGCAAAAATGGATGTTTACAGTTGTATTCGTCACTCCCGACGGCCGGAAAGCCGCCGATCTGATTTATTCAGAAAAAAATCCGTACTCCGGAAGTAAAATACGCCCAACCGGAACAAATAATGTATCCCGAATACGATAA
- a CDS encoding DNA topoisomerase IV subunit B translates to MVENYSEDSIRTLDWQEHIRLRPGMYIGKLGDGSAPDDGIYILVKEVVDNSIDEFAMGCGTEILITVEDRKVVVRDFGRGIPLGKLVDASSKMNTGAKYDSEAFKKSVGLNGVGIKAVNALSENFEIQSFRDGETKYVRYCRAKIVEERDLEPTNEPNGTQVTFLADKDIFGNYHFIAEYLEAMVKNYVFLNTGLTIVFNSHKYFSRHGLYDLLTENMSGEGLYPIIHLRGNDIEMAMTHGRQYGEEYYSFVNGQHTTQGGTHLNAFREAVVKTIRDFYKKDFDISDIRTSIIGAISIKVQEPVFESQTKTKLGSKDIGPEGPTVRNFIMDFVTKELDNYLHRNPDTAELLLRKIVETEKERKAMSGIQKIARERAKQVSLHNRKLRDCRVHFNSNHERKNESSIFITEGDSASGSITKSRDVNTQAVFSLRGKPLNSYGLTKKIVYENEEFNLLQAALNIEDGLEDLRYNNVIIATDADVDGMHIRLLLLTFFLQFFPDLVRSGHVYILQTPLFRVRNKKETRYCYSDTERETAIKKLGPKPEITRFKGLGEISPNEFQHFIGKDIRLEPVRLTKGDSIDEVLGYYMGKNTPERQDFIIENLYIEKDELR, encoded by the coding sequence ATGGTAGAAAATTATTCAGAAGATTCGATTCGGACTTTAGATTGGCAGGAGCATATCCGTTTACGTCCCGGGATGTATATCGGAAAATTGGGAGACGGTTCTGCTCCGGATGACGGTATATATATTTTGGTGAAAGAGGTAGTAGACAATTCTATCGATGAGTTTGCAATGGGATGCGGTACGGAAATCCTTATCACAGTTGAAGACCGTAAAGTCGTTGTCCGGGATTTCGGACGGGGAATTCCATTGGGTAAATTAGTGGATGCTTCTTCGAAGATGAATACCGGTGCCAAGTACGATTCTGAAGCTTTTAAAAAATCTGTCGGTTTGAACGGTGTCGGTATTAAAGCCGTCAATGCTCTGTCTGAAAATTTCGAAATACAATCGTTCCGGGACGGAGAGACCAAGTATGTACGGTATTGCCGGGCCAAAATTGTAGAGGAGCGTGATCTTGAACCGACAAATGAGCCGAACGGTACGCAGGTAACCTTCCTGGCGGATAAGGATATTTTCGGGAATTATCATTTTATTGCCGAGTATTTGGAAGCGATGGTAAAAAATTATGTATTCCTGAATACCGGTTTGACGATCGTTTTCAATAGCCATAAATATTTTTCCAGGCATGGGTTGTATGACTTACTGACAGAGAATATGAGCGGGGAGGGGCTTTATCCTATTATTCATTTACGGGGAAATGATATAGAGATGGCTATGACTCACGGACGGCAATATGGCGAAGAGTATTATTCGTTTGTAAACGGTCAGCATACGACACAGGGAGGAACCCACCTGAATGCTTTCCGGGAAGCTGTGGTGAAGACCATACGGGATTTTTACAAGAAAGATTTCGATATATCGGATATCCGGACTTCTATTATCGGAGCCATCAGTATCAAGGTGCAGGAACCGGTGTTCGAATCCCAGACTAAGACAAAACTGGGGTCTAAGGATATAGGACCGGAAGGACCGACCGTACGGAATTTTATCATGGATTTCGTTACGAAAGAATTGGATAATTACCTGCATCGTAATCCGGACACGGCAGAGTTGCTGCTGCGGAAAATCGTAGAGACGGAGAAAGAACGGAAAGCGATGTCCGGTATTCAGAAGATTGCCCGGGAACGGGCGAAGCAAGTCAGTTTGCACAATCGGAAACTGCGGGATTGCCGGGTACATTTTAATTCCAACCACGAGCGGAAAAACGAATCTTCTATTTTTATTACAGAGGGGGATTCTGCCAGCGGATCGATTACAAAATCCAGGGATGTCAATACCCAGGCCGTATTCAGTTTGAGAGGAAAGCCTCTGAACTCGTATGGATTGACAAAAAAGATCGTATATGAGAATGAGGAATTCAATTTGTTGCAGGCGGCATTGAATATCGAGGACGGATTGGAGGATTTGCGTTATAACAATGTTATCATCGCCACGGATGCGGATGTGGACGGTATGCATATCCGGTTATTGTTACTGACTTTCTTTTTACAATTTTTTCCTGATCTGGTAAGAAGCGGACATGTGTATATTTTGCAGACGCCTTTATTCCGGGTAAGAAATAAGAAGGAAACACGCTATTGTTATTCCGATACCGAGCGGGAAACGGCGATAAAAAAATTAGGTCCGAAGCCTGAAATTACCCGTTTTAAAGGTTTAGGGGAAATTTCTCCGAATGAGTTTCAGCATTTTATCGGTAAGGATATACGTCTGGAACCGGTAAGGCTTACGAAAGGAGATTCCATCGATGAGGTGTTGGGGTATTATATGGGAAAAAATACCCCCGAGCGTCAGGATTTCATCATAGAGAACCTGTATATCGAGAAAGACGAGTTGAGATAA
- a CDS encoding DNA gyrase/topoisomerase IV subunit A, with amino-acid sequence MAEDIIDVDFNGEEQQPESTDESLKGSVEKETPEEVAGGEGSQPEAFEISTSPGETEEHTEENGKIRSIQHLDGMYQKWFLDYASYVILERAVPYVNDGLKPVQRRILHSMREMDDGRYNKVANIIGNTMKYHPHGDASIGDALVQLGQKDLLVDCQGNWGNILTGDGAAAPRYIEARLSKFALDVVFNPKTTNWKLSYDGRNREPVTLPVKFPLLLAQGVEGIAVGLASKILPHNFNELIDACIAHLQHEDFVLYPDFPTGGMIDVAKYNDGLRGGAVKIRAKIEKDNNNKTLRITEIPFGRTTSTLIDSIIKANDKGKIKIKKIDDNTAANVEILIYLAPGVSSDKTIDALYAFTDCELSVSPNSCVIEDEKPCFMPISDILRQSADDTVALLKLELEIRLHELLEELHFASLEKIFIEERIYKDKEFEESPTLENVIVHVHKRLTPFLPKLYREVTDDDIKRLLEIKMKRILKFNSEEADQYIQGLEDEVTQVRHDIEHIIPYTIAYYTRIKAKYGKGRERKTEIRSFENIEAAKVVIANEKLYINREEGFIGTALKKDEFICECSDMDEVIIFKKDGSYYVTKVADKIFVGKDVLYVNVFKKNDKRTIYNVAYRDGRYGVYYVKRFNVTGVTRDKVYNVTKGTAGSRIIHFSANPNGEAEVIKVCLKPKPNLKKLVFEYDFAALAIKGRDSQGNLLSKNDIHKINVVQKGVSTLGGCKIWLDEDVRRLNTDNRGKYLGEFQGEDRILVVNKNGTYYTTDFDLNNHYEEEYIIFEKFDPHKVWSVVFFDAEQGFYYLKRFKFEESNKVFSFIGEAEGSYLVGLSSERHPRFEIVFGGKYATRPVEVIQADEFIGEKSFKARGKRLTTFEVDRIQETTPLVIEEENEISADVEFEVTNPSEIADNEEQMKLEFE; translated from the coding sequence ATGGCAGAGGATATCATCGATGTCGATTTTAACGGAGAAGAGCAACAACCGGAGTCAACGGACGAGAGCCTGAAAGGCTCTGTAGAAAAGGAGACTCCGGAAGAAGTTGCAGGGGGAGAAGGTTCGCAGCCGGAGGCTTTTGAAATATCAACGTCTCCGGGAGAAACGGAGGAGCATACAGAGGAAAACGGGAAGATACGTTCGATACAACATCTGGACGGTATGTATCAAAAGTGGTTTTTGGATTATGCTTCGTATGTTATATTGGAGCGGGCTGTGCCTTATGTGAATGACGGTTTGAAGCCCGTACAGCGCCGGATTCTTCATTCGATGCGTGAAATGGACGATGGGCGTTACAATAAGGTGGCCAATATCATCGGAAATACGATGAAATATCACCCGCATGGGGATGCTTCTATCGGGGACGCCCTTGTACAATTGGGACAAAAAGATTTATTGGTCGATTGTCAGGGAAACTGGGGGAATATATTGACGGGAGACGGTGCTGCAGCTCCCCGTTATATTGAGGCGAGGTTGTCTAAATTTGCCCTGGATGTCGTATTTAATCCCAAAACGACGAATTGGAAGCTTTCTTACGATGGACGTAACCGGGAACCGGTGACATTGCCTGTAAAATTCCCTTTGCTTTTGGCTCAGGGGGTGGAAGGAATCGCTGTGGGGCTTGCTTCGAAAATATTGCCTCATAATTTTAATGAGTTGATCGATGCCTGTATTGCACATCTGCAACACGAAGATTTTGTTTTATATCCCGATTTTCCGACCGGTGGTATGATTGATGTGGCAAAATACAATGACGGATTGCGGGGAGGGGCGGTAAAAATCCGGGCGAAAATCGAGAAAGACAATAATAATAAAACCCTCCGGATTACGGAAATTCCCTTTGGACGTACGACCTCAACCCTGATCGACAGTATTATAAAAGCCAATGATAAAGGCAAGATAAAAATCAAAAAAATTGACGATAATACGGCTGCCAATGTGGAGATATTGATTTATCTGGCGCCGGGTGTATCTTCGGATAAGACGATCGATGCTTTGTATGCTTTTACCGATTGTGAACTGTCGGTGTCTCCGAATTCATGCGTTATCGAGGACGAGAAGCCTTGTTTTATGCCGATTTCCGATATTCTCCGCCAATCGGCAGACGATACGGTGGCTCTGTTGAAACTCGAGTTGGAAATCCGGCTTCATGAGCTTTTGGAAGAATTACATTTTGCTTCTCTGGAAAAGATTTTTATCGAAGAACGTATTTACAAAGACAAAGAGTTTGAGGAAAGTCCTACCTTAGAGAATGTAATTGTTCATGTGCATAAGCGTTTGACTCCGTTTTTACCGAAATTATACCGGGAGGTGACCGATGACGATATCAAACGGCTGTTGGAAATCAAGATGAAGCGGATTCTCAAATTCAATTCCGAAGAAGCCGATCAATATATTCAGGGACTCGAGGATGAAGTGACACAGGTAAGGCACGATATAGAACATATCATTCCGTATACGATAGCCTATTATACCCGTATTAAAGCAAAATACGGCAAGGGACGGGAACGGAAAACTGAAATCCGGAGTTTCGAGAATATCGAAGCGGCTAAAGTTGTGATTGCCAACGAAAAATTGTACATAAACCGGGAAGAAGGATTTATCGGAACAGCCTTGAAAAAAGATGAATTTATCTGCGAATGTTCCGATATGGATGAGGTGATCATCTTCAAAAAAGACGGTAGCTATTATGTCACGAAAGTTGCTGACAAGATTTTTGTGGGTAAGGATGTTTTGTATGTGAATGTATTCAAGAAAAACGATAAACGTACAATATACAACGTCGCTTACCGGGACGGACGTTACGGTGTATATTATGTGAAACGGTTTAATGTGACGGGTGTCACCCGGGATAAGGTTTACAATGTGACAAAAGGAACGGCCGGTTCCCGTATCATTCATTTTTCCGCTAACCCGAACGGAGAAGCGGAGGTGATTAAAGTGTGCCTGAAACCGAAACCCAATTTGAAGAAACTGGTGTTCGAATATGATTTTGCGGCTTTGGCGATCAAAGGCCGGGATTCGCAAGGAAATTTGTTGTCGAAAAACGATATTCATAAAATCAATGTCGTACAAAAGGGCGTTTCTACTTTGGGCGGGTGCAAAATTTGGCTGGATGAGGATGTACGCCGGCTGAATACGGATAACCGGGGAAAATACCTGGGAGAATTCCAGGGAGAGGACCGTATTCTGGTCGTTAATAAGAACGGTACATACTATACGACTGATTTTGACCTCAATAACCATTATGAGGAAGAATATATTATTTTTGAAAAATTCGATCCGCATAAGGTCTGGTCGGTTGTATTTTTTGATGCAGAACAAGGTTTTTATTACCTGAAGCGTTTTAAATTTGAAGAAAGCAATAAAGTATTTTCGTTTATCGGAGAAGCCGAAGGATCTTATCTGGTAGGTTTAAGTAGCGAGCGGCATCCCCGGTTTGAAATTGTATTCGGAGGGAAGTATGCGACCCGCCCGGTTGAGGTTATACAGGCGGATGAATTTATCGGTGAAAAATCGTTTAAGGCAAGAGGCAAGCGCTTGACGACTTTCGAGGTCGACCGGATACAGGAAACAACGCCTTTGGTGATTGAAGAGGAAAATGAAATCAGTGCCGATGTGGAATTTGAGGTGACCAATCCTTCCGAGATTGCGGATAATGAAGAACAGATGAAGCTGGAGTTCGAATAA
- a CDS encoding shikimate kinase: MKYFLVGYMACGKTRRGREMAAELGIRFVDLDAYIVDRERRSIPEIFAAAGEAGFRKLETRYLQEVCELYGDFVMSTGGGAPCFNNNMQYMNAQGHTIFINTPVDTIVERLIRGKQKRPIVSKLNDDEIYDFVCRHLEERLPYYKQAKEEVK; encoded by the coding sequence ATGAAATATTTTCTGGTTGGGTATATGGCTTGCGGGAAAACCCGTCGGGGGCGGGAAATGGCTGCGGAATTGGGGATTCGGTTTGTCGATCTGGATGCTTATATTGTCGATCGGGAAAGACGTTCTATCCCGGAAATTTTTGCAGCAGCAGGGGAGGCTGGGTTCCGAAAGTTGGAAACCCGTTATTTGCAGGAAGTTTGTGAGCTATATGGGGATTTTGTGATGTCGACCGGCGGAGGTGCTCCTTGTTTTAACAACAATATGCAATATATGAATGCTCAGGGACATACGATTTTTATCAATACGCCTGTCGATACGATTGTGGAACGCTTGATTCGCGGGAAACAGAAACGTCCGATCGTCAGTAAACTCAACGATGATGAAATATATGATTTCGTATGTCGGCATTTGGAGGAACGTTTGCCTTATTACAAACAGGCGAAGGAAGAAGTAAAATAA
- a CDS encoding glycoside hydrolase family 20 zincin-like fold domain-containing protein: MVLPLLLVAAYVWGQATDAKNFTITPQTVIRTNLPKLSPCLFELQDILRERFGQIAIVGGMRATGNSVIELWTDVELEGEAHYILDISAKKLSIRGATQKSIQCGLKTLDKILQEETSNTANKQITPRRIENASDSICP, translated from the coding sequence ATGGTATTGCCGCTGCTGTTAGTGGCGGCATATGTTTGGGGACAGGCGACGGATGCAAAGAATTTCACCATTACGCCACAAACCGTAATAAGAACCAATTTGCCCAAACTGTCTCCCTGCTTGTTTGAGCTGCAAGACATATTGAGAGAACGGTTCGGGCAAATTGCTATCGTGGGAGGAATGCGGGCAACAGGAAATTCGGTTATCGAACTTTGGACAGATGTTGAATTGGAAGGGGAAGCCCATTATATACTCGATATATCGGCAAAAAAACTCTCCATCAGAGGAGCTACACAAAAATCTATTCAATGCGGATTGAAGACCTTGGACAAAATCTTACAGGAGGAAACAAGCAATACGGCGAACAAGCAAATAACTCCTCGCCGTATTGAAAATGCATCCGACAGTATTTGCCCCTGA
- a CDS encoding ankyrin repeat domain-containing protein — translation MEELFRLIRDENDIDKALSLIRSGYMLEPSYKDEYNSGLLFYAVCRKSPVLVKTLVEKGFDVNDRLPGGATPLMYAVRNNAIGIAEYLLENGADLSVGGKHILDIVKDKTIKLYLSDL, via the coding sequence ATGGAAGAGCTATTTCGACTGATACGAGATGAAAACGACATTGACAAAGCCTTGTCTCTGATTCGTTCGGGTTACATGCTGGAACCGTCTTATAAGGACGAATACAATTCCGGTCTCTTGTTTTATGCTGTTTGTCGAAAAAGCCCGGTATTGGTAAAAACACTGGTAGAAAAAGGCTTTGACGTGAATGACCGATTGCCCGGTGGTGCGACTCCCTTGATGTATGCGGTCAGGAACAATGCAATCGGTATTGCAGAATACCTGTTGGAAAACGGAGCCGATTTGTCTGTCGGTGGCAAACATATACTGGATATAGTAAAAGATAAAACGATTAAACTATATCTATCTGATTTATAA
- a CDS encoding nitroreductase family protein, producing the protein MMMTVACNSEKKEGTFQTQDALENIFARKSVRKYLPKPVEKEKTDLLLKAGMAAPTGKDTRPWEFVVVTERAALDSMAAALPYAKMLKDAPMAIVVCGDTTKSSYWYLDCAAATQNILLAAEALGLGAVWTATYPYDDRMAVVKKEIGLPDHILSLCVIPVGYPAIPHSPKNKWDETKVHYGKY; encoded by the coding sequence ATGATGATGACGGTAGCTTGTAATTCAGAGAAAAAAGAAGGAACGTTTCAGACACAGGATGCTCTGGAAAATATCTTTGCCCGTAAAAGTGTCCGTAAATATTTACCGAAGCCGGTAGAAAAAGAAAAAACGGATTTGTTGCTGAAAGCCGGAATGGCTGCTCCTACCGGTAAAGATACCCGTCCCTGGGAATTTGTCGTTGTAACGGAAAGGGCAGCTTTGGATTCTATGGCGGCAGCTTTGCCTTATGCCAAAATGTTGAAAGATGCTCCCATGGCTATTGTCGTATGCGGGGATACAACCAAATCTTCTTATTGGTATCTGGATTGTGCTGCGGCTACTCAAAATATTTTATTGGCGGCGGAAGCACTTGGACTGGGAGCTGTCTGGACGGCAACTTATCCGTATGACGACCGTATGGCTGTTGTAAAAAAGGAAATCGGTTTACCCGACCATATTCTTTCCCTATGTGTCATTCCTGTCGGATATCCGGCAATCCCGCATAGTCCGAAAAATAAATGGGACGAAACGAAAGTACATTACGGCAAGTATTGA